The sequence ATTGACGGAACTGTCGCGGACCGTTTGCGCAGCCCGCGACCGCTCCCAACAACAACACGACGCCTAATCGCATACCTGTTCGTTGGCGTGCGTGGTGGCCCGGGGGCTCCAGCCCTCGTTGCCGTCCTTCTCGAAGTAGAACTTCGCGCGCGTGCGCTGCCGCGTGCCCACTTCGTTCAGCGTGTTCGCGTCGTACAGGCGCCCGTTCACCATCGTGTAGCGCACCGTGCGGCTGTTGGAGATGTCCTCCAGCGGGTTCCTGTCCAGCACCACCAGGTCCGCCAGCTTCCCCACCTCCAGCGAGCCCAGGTCCTTGTCCATGCCCAGGTGGCGCGCGCCGTTCAGCGTGCCCACGCGCAACGCCTGCATCGGGGACATGCCGCCCTGCACGAACATCGCCAGCTCCCAGTGCGCCGCCAGGCCCTCACGCTGTCCGTGCGCGCCCAACTGCACGCTCACGCCCAGGTCGTTCAGCTCCTTCGCCACGCGGGCCACGTTCTGGTGGTTGAACTCCTCGTCCGGGATCATCACGCGGCGGCGCGAGCGGCCGTCCACCACGCGCCGGGGCACGAACGACAAGAGCCGCGTGTCCTCCCAGACGTTCGTCTTCTGGTACCAGTAGTTCTCCCCCATGAGCCCGCCGTAGGCCACGCCCAGCGTCGGCGTGTAGCCCACCTTCGTGCCCTTCCAGAGCTGGCGCACGTCGTCGTAGATGCGCGCCACCGGCAGCGAGTGCTCCAGCCCCGAGTGCCCGTCCACCACCATGGTCAGGTTGTGCTGGAGCAGCGAGCCGCCCTCGGGCACCACCAGCATGTCCAGCTCGCGCGCGGCCTGGAGGATCTTCTGCCGCTGGTCGCGCCGGGGCTGGTTGTAGCTCTTCACGCTGAAGGCCCCCAGCGCCTTCATCCGCCGCAGGTGCCGGCGCGCGTCGTCCAGCGTGTCGATTTCGACGTGCGCGTCCGCGCTCGCCGCGCCGTACAGGATGGTGCCCGTGGAGAAGATGCGCGGCGACGCGAGCATGCCCGCCTTGCCCAGCTCGCTCGCGGCGAAGATGGTCTCCGAGTTGTTGGACGGGTCGTGCAGCGTCGTCACGCCGAACGCCAGCGACGCCGCCTGCACCCAGCTCTGCTCGGGCATCAGCCCGTCCACGCCCATGGCCCCGTGCCAGTGCACGTCCACCAGGCCCGGCATCAGCGTCTTGCCCTTCACGTCGACAATCTTCGCGGACGCGGGCACGTCCACCTTCCCCACCGGGCCCAGCGCCACGATGCGGTTGCCCTTCACCACCACCACGCCCTGCTCCACCACCTGCTCGCCCTTCATCGTGACCAGCCGCCCGCCCACCAGCGCCAGCGTCCCCTCCGGCACGTCCGACTTCGAGGAGAACGCCACGTCCACCCCGTCCGCCTCCGGCGGCGGCAGCGTCTTCGGCGCACCCTCCACGAACGTGAACGCGTCCTTCAGCGCCCGCGTGTAGAGCTTCGGCCCCAGCGCCCAGTGCAGGGACAGCCGGCCGCCAGGGCTGGACCAGTGCAGGTACTCCCCCGCGTCACGGCTGAGCTGCGTCACCGGCATCGCCTTCGAGTCCGGCCCCACCCGCGCCTCCTTCGCGCCGCGCACGAAGGGCGTCACGTACGCGTTGAAGTTCTCGCGGAAGGCCACCCACCGGTCGTCCGGCGACACGCGCATCTCCAGCGCGCCCCCGCTCGTCAGGTGCGTGCGCGGCTCGCCGCCGTCCAGGCCGATGCTCTGGAGCGTGCGCACGTCCTCCACGTCCTTGGACTCCACGTGCAGGAAGTACACGCGGTCCGACTTCGCGCCGAAGTGCGGCTGCTCCCCGTCCCGCGTCAGCTTGCGCGCCGCGCTCCCGCCCGTGGACGGCACCACGAACAGGCCCGTCTCCCGGCTCCACGTGCCCGGCATCAGGTAGCCGTCGCCCGTCGTCCGGTACACCACCCACTTGCCGTCCGGGCTCATCGCGGGCTCCACGTAGAAGCCCGGCTGCGCCGTCACCACGCGGCCCTCGCCGCCCGTCGTGGACACCACGCGCACCGTGCCCAGCGCGTCGTCGTCCCACGTCGTGTAGACGATGGAGCGGCCGTCCCGGGAGAACGACGGGTAGAACTCCAGGTGCTCGTTCTGCCGCGTCAGCCGGCGCGGCGTGCCCGACGGCAGGTCCTTCACGTACAGCTTGCCCAGCGCCTGGTACACCAGCCTCTTGCCATCCGGTGACACCTGCACCCAGCGCAGCATCTTCACGTCGAAGCGATCCGGCGCCACGGAGCGCGCGCTCTTCACCGCCGCGAACACCGTGCGCGTGCCCTTCACGTGGAAGGGGATGGGCTTCACCTGTTTCGTCGCCACGTCGATGCGGTGCAGCGTCCCGCCCGCCCAGAACACCAGGGACTTGTTGTCCGGCGTCCACGCCATCACCGGGGACACGCCGTGGATGGCCCACGTCTCCTGCATGTCGCGGTCGAGCCCGTCATACAGCGGCCGCTCCGCCCCGGACTTGACGTCCGTGACGTACAGCACGCTCTTGCCGCGCACGCGCCGCACGAACGCCAGCTGCTTGCCGTCCGGCGACGGCGTGGGCCGGATGGAGCCGCCCGGGCCGGTGACGAAGGGCTCCACCTCCTTCGCGTCCAGGTCCAGCCGCTGGATGACGTAGATCTGCTTGTTGGGGTCCTTGTCGTACTCGAAGGTCTTCCCCGGCGTGACGTCCTGGCTGAAGTAGACGTAGCGGCCGTCGGGGGAGAACGCGGGCTCGCCCAGGTCCTTCTGGTCGTTGGCGCGCTCGGTGAGCTTCACGCCCTCACCGCCCGCGCGGTGGTACATCCACACCTCGCCCGCGCCCAGCGAGCGCCGGCCGGTGAAGTGCTTGCGCGCCACGAGGAACTGGCCGTCCGGGCTCCACGCGGGGCTGTTGAGCAGGCGGAACTTCTCCTGCGTCACCGCGCGGGGGTTCTTGCCGTCGCGGTCCATCACCCAGACGTTGTCGCCGCCGCCCCGGTCGCTGGTGAACGCGATGGACTTCCCATCCGGGCTGTAGCGCGGCTGCATGTCCCACGCGGCGCCGGACGTGAGCGCCCGCGCCTCGCCGCCCGCGATGGGCAGCGCGTAGATGTCCCCCAAGAGGTCGAAGAGGATTTCATCCCCGCGCGGGCTCACGTCCACGTTCATCCACGTGCCCTCGCGCACGTCGATGGGCACCTGCGTGGCGGCCACGCCCGGGGGCGCGTCCACGCGCCACTCCTCCTTCTTCGCGTCCGGCTGCTCCGGCGTGGCGACGGGGGCCAGGGTGCCGCCATCCCCCTCGGTCGCCCGGGCGGCGTCGCGCGCGGTCTCCTTCGGCGCGGGCGGCGGAGGGGGTTCCTTCGGAGGCGCTTCGTTCTGGCCTGACGGTGCGGGCGCGGGCGCACCCGCGGGCCTGGGCAGGGGCTGCGCGGCCAGGAGCAGACCGGGGACGAGCAGCGCGAAGCAGAGGGACGAGAGGGGTCGGTTCACCGGAAGTGTCCTCGGGGAAGACGCGGGGCGCGGCATCCTGCCAGGATGCGCGGGTTCACAGGGCGCCCGTGAACCCGCGGACAGGCGGGCGTGTTCCTGGGCGCGGCGTGCCGCGGTGCGTTCCCCCGGCGCGGTCCGAATCTGCTACTGCATCCGGCCTATGTCGGACTTCAGTCTTCCCTCGGACACGGCGGAGCGGCGCGAGAAGCTCTCCATCCTGTTCACCGAGGCGGTGCCCCACAACCACGCGCTCGGGCTGCGGCTGGAAGAGGTGGGTGCCACGGACGCGACGGTGGTGATGCCGTACGCGGACATGCTCGTGGGCAACCCGGAGACGGGCGTGGTGGCGGGCGGCGCGGTGACGACGCTCATCGACGCGGCGAGCGGCACGGCGGTGATGGCGGCGCTCAACGCGTTCGCGGCCATCGTCACGCTGGACCTGCGAATCGACTACCTGCGCCCCGCGCGTCCGGGCCTGCCGCTGACCGCGCGCGCCGAGTGCTACAAGGTCACCCGCCTGGTCGCCTTCGTGCGCGCGCTGGTGCACCAGGGCGACCCGGCGATGCCGGTGGCGTCGTCGCAGGGAACCTTCATGCGGGTGGAGGACTGATGAGCACGCCTTCGCTTCCCCTCGCGGACCTGGTGCGCCAGGTGCGCCAGTCGCGCGAGTACCCGCGCCTCACCGACGCCATCCCCTACACGCGCTTCATGGGCATTGGCGTGGAGAACCTGGCCGGCGAGATGCTCTGCCGCATGCGCTACGCGCCGCACCTCATTGGCAACAGCATCCTGCCCGCGCTGCACGGCGGCACGCTGGGGGCGCTGCTGGAGTCGAGCGCCATCTTCGAGCTGCTGCTCAAGACAGACACCGAGCGCGTGCCCAAGGTCATCTCCACCACGGTGGACTTCCTGCGCTCGGGCAAGGCACAGGACACGTTCGCGAAGGCGTTCATCACGCGGCAGGGGCGGCGCGTGGCCAACGTGCGCGTGGAGGCCTGGCAGGACGACCGCACCCGTCCCATCGCCAGCTCGCACGCGCTGTTCCTGCTGTCGGAGCCATGAGGCTTCGGGCGGCTAGCCGTCCACCACGATGCGGTACGTGCGGCGCTTGCCGTCGCCGCCCCAGACGATGAGGGTGGTGGTCCCCTTCGCCAGCGCGGAGAGCTCCACCCCGTCCTTTCCGGTCGTCCTCACGTCCGCGACGGACGGGTCGCCCAGCGCCACGCGGCTCAGGCCCGGCACGGTCAGCACCTGCTTCGCGCCCTTCTTCAGGGTGAGCGTCTCGTCCGCGGCCGGCGCCTCGTCCCGGGCCGAGGTCTGAGCGGCGGGCTCCTTCGCCCACGCGGGAGCGGCGGCCAGCAGCAGGGTTCCGAACGTCAGGGCCACGAAGCGTGCAGCCATGGATGCGACCTCCAGGTGTGTCTCCGGGGGAATCCGGAGCCGCCCCAGTGTCCCATGCGTGCGCATCCGACGTCTCCCGAGACTTCCGGGAATTACCGCACTGGCGTTGTTACAGCGTGGTTCCCATTTCTACAGGGTTCCTGACGGGTCCTGCGGTGGACAGCGTGCACGGGCGCACGGTGAGCTGCCTTTGAATCCGCCGGGTGGATGACAGGGATTCCGGTCCGGGGTCGCGGTGGGGGCGCGGCAGTGAACGCGAGCGCGCGTCACGGGAGCGCGGCACGTCGCCTGCTAGCTCACGGGAGCGACCACCGACGCGGAGACCCCCATGAGCGAGCGCGAGTCGATGAAGCTGCGGGAGTTGAAGGAAACCGCCCATGCGCTGTACCAGCGGGGGAAGTATGCGCAGTGCGTGGAAACGTATGCGCAGCTGGCCAGGCGGCTGCCGCGAGACGCGAACGTGCGCATCCGGCTGGCGGAGGCCTGTCGCCGCGCGGGCCAGCGGGAGCAGGCCATCGCCGCGTACCGTGAAGCCTCGCAGGTGCTGTTGTCACTGGGTTGCGAGTCCCGCGCGAGGGGTGCGCTGAAGGCCGCGCTGGAGCTGGATCCGCGGGACCCGGCGCTGCAACTGGAGGTGGTGCGGCTGGGCCAGGGCGCGGTGACGCCGACGGAGCTGGAGGACGAGCAGCTCTACCGCTTCGACCGGCTGCCGCCGCCGACGCCGCCGCCCGGGAGGATGCGCGGCGTGCCGCCGCCTCCGCCGCCGAGCTTCGTGCTCAACGCCGCGCAGGAGCCGGCCTCCGCCGCGGGCCTGCCGGTGGCGCCGTCCATCGCGCCGCTGAGCGCCCCGGGCGTGCGGAGCCCGGTGCCGACGAGGATGCAGGGGACGGCCTCCGGGCCGGGGCGGGACGCGGTGCTGCCCCATCCGCGTCCTGTCGCGCTGGCGGGGACGCCCGCGAAGGACACGTCGACGGAGGCGATGTCGCGCTCGATGGCGAAGGCGGCGGTGACGCCGCTTCCGAAGGTCATCGTGTCGATGGGCGCCTTCGCGGATCCGCCGGCCGCCAGCCCCGTGAACGCGCCTCCGAGCATCCCGCCTGTCACGGTGGACAGGCCCGTGCCCCAGAGGTCGCTGCCGTCCGTGCCGCTGGCCCTGCCCGCGCTGCCGCGCAGTCCTCCGAACGTGCCGCCCACGATGATCCCGGAGCGCCCCACGGTGAAGGTCATCCCGCTGCTGAACCGCGCGCCCGGGCCCCAGCCGGTGCCGTCCGCTCCCGCGCCGGTGCCGCACGCGCCCGCCGGCCATCCGCACGCATCAGCGCTGACGGCGCCACCCAATGCGGTGCTGCCGTACAAGCCGGAGATGCGCCGCCTGGCGCCCAACGTGGTGGCGCTGCGTGTGTCGCCACAGGCGCGCTGGGTCATCATCCGTTCGGAGAGTGAGCTTGAAGTGAGCCGTTCGGAGGAGCTCCCCGTCGAGCCGAACGCCGCGCACTGAATTGCATGCTCAAATGCCTCTCGCGGAGCGCCCCTGGCTCCGGGAGGACTTTCGCATGCGGCCCTGGTGGTTGATTCCGCTCCTGCTCGTGCTGCTGACCGGCTGTGGCGGCGTCACGCGGTCGGTGCGTCTGGAGACAGGCAGGGATGCCCCCATCGTGGTGACACCCCGTCCGGGTGCCACGCCGGTGGAAGTGGACGCGGACGACTTCGAGGAAGCCGTCGCGGTGCTGGCCCGGACCGTGCGCCCGCCCACGCATCCTCAGGACGCGGCACGGCGCTTGTGGCAGGTGGAGCCGCGCAGCGGTTCGTACCTGTTCGACCCGCGCAGCCGCCACATCACGCCGATGGCGCCGGGCGAGCACCTGGAAGGCGCCACCTCCAGCGCGGACGTAGAGCTGACGCGTGCGTATCTGCGCTGGTGCGAACGCACGGGCAGGCCGGGCGACTGCTTGCGCCTCCTGGTGGAGGGACCCACGGTCACTGGAGACGGGCGCTACGCCCTGGCCATGGCGCTGGCCCAGGGGGCCGTGCTGGAGGAACTGCTGGAGGCCTTCCAGGACATGGCCGATCCCCAGGCCATGCTGACGACGGTCCTGTGGACGTGGACCACGTACATGGTCCTGCTCGCGGTGCCGGAGCCCTTCTCCAAGGGACTCGCCGCCGTGATGACCGTCACGCTCATCTCCTACGTGGGCGTCGATACCTTCTGGAACCTCATCGTGGGCTTCAAGCAGTTGGTGGAAGCCGCGGACCGGGCCACCACGTTCGGCGCGCTGCGCGAGGCGGGCGAGCGCTACGGCAAGGTCATGGGCCGCAACGCGGCACGGGCTTTCGCCCTGCTGGCCACGGCGGCGATCGGCAGTACTGCCCCCGGCCTGGCGGCGAAGGTCCCCAAGCTCCCTGGAGCCGCCCTGGCGACGGCGCAGGCCGAGTCCCAGCTGGGCCTGCGGTTCGCGGCGATCGCGGAGGTGGAGACGGTGGCGGTGAGCGCCGGGACCGTGACGGTCGCACTCGCGCCCGGCGCGGTGGCCATGGCCGCCAATGGCGGTGGGCCCACGCCTCCCACGGGTGCGCCGAGGGGCTGGGGCTCGTTCAGTGGCTTCAAGAAGGCCCTGGGCCCAGCGGGTCCGGGCAAGGAGTGGCATCACATCGTCGAACAGACCCCGGGCAACGTGCAGCGGTTCGGTCCCCAGGCCCTTCACAACACCGAGAACGTCGTCCCGCTGGACAAGCGCCTGCACATGGATGTCAGTCGCTTCTACTCCTCGATTCTCCGTGTCCTCACGCAGTCGAGTACACAGACCGTACGTCAGTGGTTGAGCACGCAGTCCTACGAAGCCCAGCGTGAGTTCGGTCTGATCGCCATCGAGAACGTGCGGAAGGGAGTCTGGAAATGACGCTGGAGCAACTGGTCGAACAATTCGCGAAGCACGTCGCCGCGCAGACCGACGCCATCCATCGAGGCGATCCTCCCAGGAT comes from Corallococcus macrosporus and encodes:
- a CDS encoding PaaI family thioesterase, with the protein product MSDFSLPSDTAERREKLSILFTEAVPHNHALGLRLEEVGATDATVVMPYADMLVGNPETGVVAGGAVTTLIDAASGTAVMAALNAFAAIVTLDLRIDYLRPARPGLPLTARAECYKVTRLVAFVRALVHQGDPAMPVASSQGTFMRVED
- a CDS encoding pilus assembly protein N-terminal domain-containing protein; amino-acid sequence: MAARFVALTFGTLLLAAAPAWAKEPAAQTSARDEAPAADETLTLKKGAKQVLTVPGLSRVALGDPSVADVRTTGKDGVELSALAKGTTTLIVWGGDGKRRTYRIVVDG
- the sitA5 gene encoding SitA5 family polymorphic toxin — protein: MRPWWLIPLLLVLLTGCGGVTRSVRLETGRDAPIVVTPRPGATPVEVDADDFEEAVAVLARTVRPPTHPQDAARRLWQVEPRSGSYLFDPRSRHITPMAPGEHLEGATSSADVELTRAYLRWCERTGRPGDCLRLLVEGPTVTGDGRYALAMALAQGAVLEELLEAFQDMADPQAMLTTVLWTWTTYMVLLAVPEPFSKGLAAVMTVTLISYVGVDTFWNLIVGFKQLVEAADRATTFGALREAGERYGKVMGRNAARAFALLATAAIGSTAPGLAAKVPKLPGAALATAQAESQLGLRFAAIAEVETVAVSAGTVTVALAPGAVAMAANGGGPTPPTGAPRGWGSFSGFKKALGPAGPGKEWHHIVEQTPGNVQRFGPQALHNTENVVPLDKRLHMDVSRFYSSILRVLTQSSTQTVRQWLSTQSYEAQREFGLIAIENVRKGVWK
- a CDS encoding amidohydrolase family protein codes for the protein MNRPLSSLCFALLVPGLLLAAQPLPRPAGAPAPAPSGQNEAPPKEPPPPPAPKETARDAARATEGDGGTLAPVATPEQPDAKKEEWRVDAPPGVAATQVPIDVREGTWMNVDVSPRGDEILFDLLGDIYALPIAGGEARALTSGAAWDMQPRYSPDGKSIAFTSDRGGGDNVWVMDRDGKNPRAVTQEKFRLLNSPAWSPDGQFLVARKHFTGRRSLGAGEVWMYHRAGGEGVKLTERANDQKDLGEPAFSPDGRYVYFSQDVTPGKTFEYDKDPNKQIYVIQRLDLDAKEVEPFVTGPGGSIRPTPSPDGKQLAFVRRVRGKSVLYVTDVKSGAERPLYDGLDRDMQETWAIHGVSPVMAWTPDNKSLVFWAGGTLHRIDVATKQVKPIPFHVKGTRTVFAAVKSARSVAPDRFDVKMLRWVQVSPDGKRLVYQALGKLYVKDLPSGTPRRLTRQNEHLEFYPSFSRDGRSIVYTTWDDDALGTVRVVSTTGGEGRVVTAQPGFYVEPAMSPDGKWVVYRTTGDGYLMPGTWSRETGLFVVPSTGGSAARKLTRDGEQPHFGAKSDRVYFLHVESKDVEDVRTLQSIGLDGGEPRTHLTSGGALEMRVSPDDRWVAFRENFNAYVTPFVRGAKEARVGPDSKAMPVTQLSRDAGEYLHWSSPGGRLSLHWALGPKLYTRALKDAFTFVEGAPKTLPPPEADGVDVAFSSKSDVPEGTLALVGGRLVTMKGEQVVEQGVVVVKGNRIVALGPVGKVDVPASAKIVDVKGKTLMPGLVDVHWHGAMGVDGLMPEQSWVQAASLAFGVTTLHDPSNNSETIFAASELGKAGMLASPRIFSTGTILYGAASADAHVEIDTLDDARRHLRRMKALGAFSVKSYNQPRRDQRQKILQAARELDMLVVPEGGSLLQHNLTMVVDGHSGLEHSLPVARIYDDVRQLWKGTKVGYTPTLGVAYGGLMGENYWYQKTNVWEDTRLLSFVPRRVVDGRSRRRVMIPDEEFNHQNVARVAKELNDLGVSVQLGAHGQREGLAAHWELAMFVQGGMSPMQALRVGTLNGARHLGMDKDLGSLEVGKLADLVVLDRNPLEDISNSRTVRYTMVNGRLYDANTLNEVGTRQRTRAKFYFEKDGNEGWSPRATTHANEQVCD
- a CDS encoding PaaI family thioesterase, with protein sequence MSTPSLPLADLVRQVRQSREYPRLTDAIPYTRFMGIGVENLAGEMLCRMRYAPHLIGNSILPALHGGTLGALLESSAIFELLLKTDTERVPKVISTTVDFLRSGKAQDTFAKAFITRQGRRVANVRVEAWQDDRTRPIASSHALFLLSEP